The following are from one region of the Hymenobacter sp. YIM 151858-1 genome:
- a CDS encoding FG-GAP-like repeat-containing protein translates to MLRLPKAASVGLCSCLLPLISATAQPTITKLSPAANATNVLRTEPVEVTFRQAIGRASAYGLLVHSTLRGGMRVGHTAYNKVTGTHLTCTPDFAWQPGEVITAVVTTAVHDPRGQALKAPWVFQFTTATGGSGRGNFTPPAAGGELAVGSSPGQVVMGDVDNDGDIDLVTSNDLADANSNHTISVRLNNGSGAFSGGGEYAMARPDAGVLNLDMGDVDNDGDLDLVGYTYGANVRQMVTCLNDGRGKFTRSELGFPQVGRFVNAVTLGDIDGDGDLDMVASNSFPPQFDVCKNNGNGVFTTTATLFLTQGAGIASLADVDNDGDLDFLSPTWGTGTVSVLPNDGSGTFSNEARYSVGAGPTIAKTADVDRDGDLDLISANTNSLSVRLNNGRGVFGNGSDVAINPGAHKMEPADVDADGDLDLVLVNQETSQLSVLRNNGSGNFQATEYGRVGSFPTSMAVVDMDGDNDLDVLTANNGASSLSLRMNLGAPLPVELASFTAERRGQAAHLAWTTASERANKGFGVEASLNGQQFRRIGWVPGKGTSTSPTRYQFVDARLQQYASPIVYYRLVQVDADGTERISPTRAITIERVGNLVAEGWPNPFGEQLTVQLQAPQPGKADFVLYDARGVVQLRFSSNVAGGPNQLPLPLRSNLPAGLYWLAVQQAGQQQVLQLYRRNE, encoded by the coding sequence ATGCTACGTCTACCCAAGGCTGCTTCCGTTGGGCTATGCAGCTGTTTGCTTCCGCTGATTTCGGCAACCGCGCAGCCCACCATCACCAAACTATCCCCGGCCGCCAACGCAACCAACGTGCTGCGCACCGAGCCGGTGGAGGTGACTTTCAGGCAAGCTATTGGCCGGGCAAGCGCCTACGGCCTGCTGGTGCACAGTACCCTACGCGGGGGCATGCGGGTGGGCCATACGGCCTACAATAAAGTTACCGGTACGCACCTTACCTGCACGCCCGATTTTGCGTGGCAGCCCGGCGAAGTGATTACGGCCGTGGTAACCACCGCTGTGCACGACCCGCGCGGACAAGCCCTGAAGGCCCCCTGGGTCTTTCAGTTTACCACCGCAACGGGGGGCAGCGGCCGAGGCAATTTTACTCCGCCAGCCGCGGGCGGCGAGCTTGCAGTAGGCAGCAGCCCGGGCCAGGTAGTGATGGGCGACGTGGACAACGACGGCGACATTGACCTGGTAACCAGCAATGACCTGGCCGACGCCAACTCCAACCACACCATTTCGGTGCGCCTCAACAACGGCAGCGGGGCTTTCTCGGGCGGTGGCGAGTACGCCATGGCCCGGCCCGATGCCGGCGTGCTGAACCTTGACATGGGTGACGTGGACAACGACGGCGACCTCGACCTGGTAGGCTACACCTATGGCGCCAACGTGCGGCAAATGGTAACCTGCCTCAACGACGGCCGAGGAAAGTTTACACGCTCGGAATTGGGTTTCCCGCAGGTCGGCCGTTTTGTCAACGCGGTTACCCTAGGTGACATCGACGGGGATGGCGACCTGGATATGGTAGCCAGCAACAGCTTCCCGCCCCAGTTCGACGTGTGCAAAAACAACGGTAACGGCGTTTTTACGACAACAGCAACCCTGTTTTTGACACAGGGCGCCGGCATTGCCTCGCTGGCCGATGTAGACAACGACGGCGACTTGGATTTCCTTAGCCCGACCTGGGGAACGGGAACGGTTTCTGTGCTGCCGAACGATGGCAGCGGTACCTTCTCGAACGAGGCGCGATACAGCGTGGGTGCTGGTCCGACCATCGCCAAAACTGCCGACGTTGATCGTGACGGCGACCTGGACTTGATTTCAGCCAACACCAACAGCCTGAGCGTACGCCTGAACAACGGCCGGGGCGTTTTCGGGAATGGCTCCGACGTTGCCATTAACCCAGGCGCGCACAAAATGGAGCCAGCTGATGTGGATGCCGATGGCGACCTGGACCTGGTGCTGGTTAACCAGGAAACCAGCCAACTATCGGTGTTGCGCAACAACGGCAGCGGCAACTTTCAGGCAACGGAGTACGGCAGGGTGGGCAGCTTTCCGACAAGCATGGCCGTGGTTGATATGGATGGCGACAACGACCTGGATGTGCTAACGGCTAACAACGGCGCCAGCTCTTTGAGCCTCCGCATGAACCTAGGTGCCCCGTTGCCCGTGGAGCTGGCCAGCTTTACGGCCGAGCGCCGGGGCCAGGCCGCACACCTGGCCTGGACCACTGCCTCCGAGCGGGCCAACAAGGGCTTCGGGGTGGAGGCTTCGCTCAACGGCCAACAATTCCGGCGCATTGGCTGGGTACCCGGCAAAGGCACCTCAACCAGCCCCACCCGGTACCAGTTTGTGGACGCCCGGCTGCAGCAGTACGCCAGCCCAATTGTGTACTACCGCCTTGTGCAGGTAGATGCCGATGGCACCGAGCGCATCAGCCCCACCCGCGCCATAACCATCGAACGGGTTGGTAACCTGGTTGCCGAGGGCTGGCCGAACCCTTTCGGGGAGCAGCTGACGGTGCAACTCCAGGCGCCGCAGCCCGGCAAAGCCGACTTCGTGCTCTACGATGCCCGGGGCGTGGTTCAGCTGCGCTTTAGCAGCAACGTAGCGGGCGGGCCCAACCAGCTGCCCTTGCCGCTGCGCAGCAACCTGCCCGCCGGCCTTTATTGGCTGGCCGTGCAGCAAGCCGGCCAGCAACAAGTACTCCAGCTTTACCGGCGCAACGAATGA
- a CDS encoding molybdopterin molybdotransferase MoeA: protein MLSVDEATRLVQSTARPLPTETVPLDQALGRVLREPLHADRDFPPFDRVAMDGIALRYAAVAAGQQVFELERTQFAGQAPTPLLNPLAAIEIMTGAAMPPGTDAVVRYEDLLIAEHTDGRRTATVQVPPTGPGFNVHRRASDRQQGELLLPAGTVLGPAEVAVAATVGAAHLHVSRAPRVAVVSTGDELVEVTETPLPHQIRRSNAQMLQAAAQQVGATAEAFHFNDDLASLRAGLPALLLQFDAVLLSGGVSKGKADYLPQALRECGAEQIFHEVQQRPGKPFWFGRHPQGAVVFALPGNPVSTFVNYFRYAAPWLRAVQLPEPAFASPGYAVLAADVVFKPRLTHFLLVSLQSSPTGQLLATPERAHGSGDLASLLPSDGFLELPAEREQFAAGEVLPVWRFRW, encoded by the coding sequence ATGCTTTCCGTCGACGAAGCTACCCGCCTTGTTCAAAGCACCGCCCGGCCGCTGCCCACCGAAACTGTTCCGCTGGACCAGGCGTTGGGTCGGGTGCTGCGCGAGCCCCTGCACGCCGACCGCGACTTTCCGCCCTTCGACCGGGTTGCCATGGATGGTATTGCCCTGCGCTACGCCGCCGTGGCCGCTGGCCAGCAGGTGTTTGAGCTTGAGCGCACGCAGTTTGCCGGCCAGGCGCCTACCCCGCTGCTCAACCCGCTCGCGGCCATCGAGATAATGACCGGTGCAGCCATGCCGCCCGGCACCGATGCCGTGGTGCGCTACGAGGATTTGCTGATTGCCGAGCACACTGATGGCCGCCGCACGGCCACCGTGCAAGTGCCGCCCACGGGGCCCGGCTTCAATGTGCATCGCCGCGCTTCCGACCGCCAGCAGGGCGAGCTGCTGCTGCCCGCCGGCACCGTGCTCGGCCCCGCCGAAGTAGCCGTGGCGGCTACTGTGGGTGCCGCGCACCTGCACGTGTCGCGGGCACCTAGGGTAGCGGTAGTGAGTACCGGCGACGAGCTGGTGGAGGTAACCGAAACCCCGCTGCCGCATCAGATTCGGCGCTCCAACGCGCAGATGCTGCAAGCCGCCGCCCAGCAAGTTGGTGCCACAGCCGAAGCCTTCCACTTCAACGACGACCTCGCTTCCTTGCGCGCGGGCCTGCCCGCTTTGCTGCTGCAGTTCGATGCCGTACTGCTAAGCGGCGGCGTATCGAAAGGCAAAGCCGACTACCTGCCGCAGGCCCTGCGCGAATGCGGCGCCGAGCAGATTTTTCATGAGGTGCAGCAGCGGCCGGGCAAGCCGTTTTGGTTTGGCCGGCACCCGCAGGGCGCGGTGGTGTTTGCCTTGCCCGGCAACCCGGTGTCTACGTTCGTCAACTACTTCCGCTATGCCGCACCGTGGCTGCGGGCCGTGCAGCTGCCCGAGCCGGCTTTTGCCTCGCCCGGCTACGCCGTGCTGGCTGCCGATGTGGTTTTCAAGCCCAGGCTCACGCACTTTTTGCTGGTGAGCCTGCAAAGCAGCCCCACGGGCCAGTTGCTGGCTACGCCCGAGCGCGCCCACGGCTCCGGTGACCTGGCCAGCCTGCTCCCCAGCGACGGTTTTCTGGAGCTGCCCGCCGAGCGTGAGCAGTTTGCGGCCGGCGAGGTGCTGCCGGTGTGGCGCTTTCGGTGGTAG
- the moaC gene encoding cyclic pyranopterin monophosphate synthase MoaC encodes MSDSNSKLTHLNAAGQPAMVDVGGKAITRRVARARSRVVLGADILALVQHGDLPTRKGPVFQTAILAGIMAAKKTADLIPLCHPLGLDDCQVTIQVAPPEAVVIECTATVTGKTGVEMEALTGASVAALTIYDMCKALSHNIVIEHTRLLSKTGGKSDYHYQDE; translated from the coding sequence ATGTCCGATTCCAATTCCAAGCTCACGCACCTCAATGCCGCCGGCCAACCCGCCATGGTTGATGTGGGCGGCAAGGCCATAACGCGCCGCGTGGCCCGCGCCCGCAGCCGCGTGGTGCTCGGTGCCGATATTCTGGCGCTGGTGCAGCACGGCGACTTGCCCACGCGCAAAGGCCCGGTGTTCCAGACGGCTATTCTGGCGGGCATAATGGCGGCCAAAAAAACCGCCGACCTCATTCCGCTCTGCCACCCCCTAGGTCTGGACGACTGCCAGGTTACCATACAGGTAGCGCCGCCCGAGGCCGTGGTAATTGAGTGCACGGCCACCGTAACGGGCAAAACCGGCGTGGAGATGGAAGCCCTGACCGGCGCCTCCGTAGCGGCCCTTACCATTTATGATATGTGTAAGGCCTTGTCGCACAACATTGTAATTGAGCATACGCGCCTGCTGTCGAAAACCGGCGGCAAAAGCGACTACCACTACCAGGATGAATAA
- a CDS encoding NTP transferase domain-containing protein → MNKPAHSKHAALARPDLGEFGRHELAVLGAPCGVIKDLVARLLPELSTAMRVAYVDADHAAGDDAEQGGAGGADAILQAGAAAELTDKIQFRRLDARQGMDKFSQQHWLAGQSLVLVNGNHFRARQQVIIIDPRKPLEKKLDRLTDVQLVLTTENQTELPDYLRAHLPNAAGLPVLALGDTAGIAAWVRQWWQLRVPPLRGLVLAGGQSQRMQTDKGRLQYHGREQRAHAAALLAPWCQEVFVSCRAKQAAELPAGLQPLPDQFLDLGPMGGILSALRHDPNAAWLVVACDLPFLSETTLQHLVQHRNPARVATAFQSPENEFPEPLITIWEPGSYGVLLQFLALGYSCPRKALINSDVELLQAPAPQELRNVNTPAERDAAQQELGQPSSQG, encoded by the coding sequence ATGAATAAGCCTGCCCACAGCAAACACGCTGCCTTGGCCCGGCCCGACCTAGGCGAGTTCGGCCGCCACGAGTTGGCCGTGCTGGGTGCCCCGTGCGGGGTAATCAAGGACTTAGTAGCGCGTCTGCTGCCCGAGCTGAGCACTGCTATGCGCGTGGCCTACGTAGATGCCGACCACGCCGCCGGCGACGATGCCGAGCAGGGCGGCGCGGGCGGAGCCGATGCCATTCTGCAAGCCGGAGCCGCTGCCGAACTAACCGACAAAATCCAGTTTCGGCGGCTCGATGCGCGGCAGGGCATGGACAAGTTCAGCCAGCAGCATTGGCTGGCCGGGCAAAGCCTGGTGCTGGTAAACGGCAACCATTTTCGGGCCAGGCAGCAGGTTATCATTATCGATCCGCGCAAGCCGCTCGAGAAAAAGCTCGACCGCCTGACCGACGTGCAGTTGGTGCTGACCACCGAAAACCAAACCGAGCTGCCCGACTACTTACGGGCGCACCTACCCAATGCCGCCGGGCTGCCCGTGTTGGCCCTAGGTGATACTGCCGGCATAGCCGCTTGGGTGCGGCAGTGGTGGCAGCTACGCGTGCCGCCGCTGCGCGGCCTGGTGCTGGCCGGTGGGCAAAGCCAGCGCATGCAAACCGATAAAGGCCGCCTGCAGTACCACGGCCGCGAACAGCGCGCGCATGCCGCAGCGTTGCTAGCGCCTTGGTGCCAGGAGGTGTTCGTATCGTGCCGGGCCAAGCAGGCCGCTGAGTTGCCGGCCGGGCTGCAGCCGCTGCCCGATCAGTTCCTCGACCTAGGGCCGATGGGCGGCATTTTGTCGGCGCTGCGCCACGACCCCAACGCGGCGTGGCTGGTGGTGGCCTGCGACCTGCCTTTTCTCTCCGAAACCACTTTGCAACACCTGGTGCAGCACCGCAACCCTGCCCGGGTGGCTACCGCATTTCAAAGCCCCGAAAACGAGTTTCCGGAGCCGCTGATTACCATTTGGGAGCCCGGCAGCTACGGCGTGTTGCTGCAGTTCCTGGCGCTGGGTTACTCGTGCCCGCGCAAAGCGCTCATCAACTCCGATGTAGAGCTGCTGCAGGCCCCGGCGCCGCAGGAGTTGCGCAACGTAAATACGCCCGCCGAGCGCGACGCCGCGCAGCAGGAGCTTGGGCAGCCTTCAAGCCAGGGCTGA
- a CDS encoding (2Fe-2S)-binding protein, with protein sequence MSNSATPNTADSPPLAPPAPSPVTLRINGNDMTLPLAPWTTLLDALREYAGLTGTKKGCDHGQCGSCTVLVDGKRINSCLTLAMLQEGSEITTIEGLGQPDNLHPLQQAFLDHDAFQCGYCTPGQICSAQGLINEGKAHTEDEIREMMSGNLCRCGAYVGILNAVKEVVDAQTASRR encoded by the coding sequence ATGAGCAATTCAGCCACACCAAACACCGCCGACAGTCCGCCGCTGGCACCGCCGGCCCCCTCGCCCGTTACGCTGCGCATCAACGGCAACGACATGACCCTGCCACTGGCCCCCTGGACGACCCTGCTCGATGCCCTGCGCGAGTATGCTGGCCTGACGGGCACCAAAAAGGGCTGCGACCACGGCCAATGCGGCTCCTGCACCGTGCTCGTCGATGGCAAGCGCATTAATTCCTGCCTGACCTTGGCCATGCTGCAGGAGGGCAGTGAAATTACCACCATCGAAGGCCTAGGTCAGCCAGACAACCTGCACCCCTTGCAGCAAGCCTTCCTCGACCACGACGCTTTTCAGTGCGGCTACTGCACGCCGGGCCAGATCTGCTCGGCGCAGGGGCTCATCAACGAAGGCAAAGCCCACACCGAGGATGAAATTCGGGAGATGATGAGCGGCAATTTGTGCCGTTGCGGCGCCTACGTAGGCATCTTGAACGCGGTGAAGGAAGTAGTGGACGCCCAAACCGCCAGCCGCCGATGA
- a CDS encoding FAD binding domain-containing protein — protein sequence MNPFTLTRAETVEGAVSSFSDFDSPAFIAGGTNILDLMKENVARPTHLIGLNKLPLNTIEPTAEGGLRLGATATNADTAWHPEVQRRYPLLSQAILAGASPQLRNMATNGGNLMQRTRCYYFYDTATPCNKREPGSGCGAIGGYNRIHAILGASEQCIATHPSDMCIALAALEAEVHVVGPGGSRVIKFEDFHRLPGDQPERDNTLEPGELIVALELPQKGFEKHFSYLKLRDRTSYAFALVSVAAALELDGTTIRDARLALGGVAHKPWRDKAAEAMLIGQPASTSTFKQVAEAVLKDAVGQGANDFKIELGRRAIVRALQQATAGGKASDVFLNSNP from the coding sequence ATGAACCCGTTTACCCTAACCCGCGCCGAAACGGTGGAGGGCGCCGTGAGCAGTTTCAGCGACTTCGACAGCCCGGCCTTTATTGCCGGCGGCACCAACATCCTCGACCTGATGAAGGAAAACGTGGCGCGCCCCACGCACCTCATCGGGCTGAACAAGCTGCCGCTCAACACCATTGAGCCCACGGCCGAGGGCGGACTTCGCCTAGGTGCCACCGCCACCAACGCCGACACGGCCTGGCACCCCGAGGTGCAGCGCCGTTACCCCTTGCTGAGCCAGGCCATTTTGGCCGGCGCCTCGCCGCAGCTGCGCAACATGGCTACCAACGGCGGCAACCTGATGCAACGCACCCGTTGCTACTATTTCTACGACACGGCCACGCCCTGCAACAAGCGCGAGCCGGGTTCGGGCTGCGGCGCCATTGGCGGCTATAACCGTATTCATGCCATACTGGGAGCCAGCGAGCAGTGCATTGCTACGCATCCCTCGGATATGTGCATTGCCTTGGCCGCGCTCGAAGCCGAGGTGCACGTGGTAGGCCCCGGGGGCAGCCGCGTTATTAAGTTCGAAGATTTTCACCGCTTACCGGGCGACCAACCTGAGCGCGACAACACGCTGGAGCCCGGCGAGCTGATTGTGGCCTTGGAGCTGCCCCAAAAAGGCTTCGAGAAGCACTTCAGCTACCTGAAGCTGCGCGACCGGACCAGCTACGCGTTTGCGCTGGTGTCGGTAGCGGCGGCGCTGGAGCTCGATGGTACTACCATCCGAGATGCCCGGTTGGCCCTAGGTGGCGTGGCCCACAAACCCTGGCGCGACAAAGCCGCCGAGGCCATGCTGATTGGCCAACCCGCCAGCACCAGCACCTTCAAGCAAGTGGCCGAAGCCGTGCTGAAAGATGCGGTAGGGCAAGGCGCCAACGACTTCAAGATTGAGCTGGGCCGGCGCGCTATCGTGCGCGCGCTGCAGCAAGCCACCGCAGGCGGAAAAGCATCCGACGTATTTCTGAACAGCAACCCATGA
- a CDS encoding xanthine dehydrogenase family protein molybdopterin-binding subunit: MSINTKYVGKSPNRVEGPAKVTGTAKYSAEFEVPNLAYGVVVSSTIAKGRIKSIGADKVLALPGVLQVFSHENVPRQAWFDRAWKDDIAPGGSPFRPLHDDEVKFSQQPVALVVAETFELARYAAGILEVEYKEEKHETDIEQKRDDGHAPGKGKSGYKPPKSRGNANKALDEAEHRVRAEYIHGTQHHNPMELYASTVHYHPDGKLTIYDKTQGVYNCQQYVAKVFGLSKDDARVINLYNGGAFGSGLRPQYELFLSVMAALELKRSVRVTLTRQQMFSIGHRPHTLQTLEMGTNPDGTLAALKHYCLHETSRFEEYTENVVNWSGMLYQCDNVHLSNQVAALDVYTPQDMRAPGAATGSFALEVAMDEMAYAAGLDPLDFRIRNYAETDQSENLPFSSKRLRDCYHLGAEKFGWHKRPVAPRSMREGNRLIGWGVAGGVWDAQMQKASAKATITADGYLTVESAAGENGTGTYTIMTQIAAEALGLPLEAVTFRLGDTNMPEAPVQGGSWTAATVGTAVQQACQALGEKLLKLAQKMDDSPLKGASLDDVEFVNGQMRLRTAPEQSVVLRDVLQTSGEREIAADSTAIPNLINMAKYSMHSHNVVFAEVMVDEDLGTVHVTRVLNVCAAGRILNQKTARSQVLGSVVWGISMALMEETVPDHRFGRYMNHNYAEYHIPVNADIHNIEVLFVEEEDPYVNPLGVKGIGELGLLGVAAAISNAVYHATGKRVRRLPIYLDKLL; the protein is encoded by the coding sequence ATGAGCATCAATACCAAATACGTCGGCAAATCGCCCAACCGCGTGGAGGGCCCGGCGAAAGTAACCGGCACGGCCAAGTATTCGGCGGAGTTTGAGGTGCCCAACCTGGCCTATGGCGTGGTTGTGAGCAGCACCATTGCCAAGGGGCGCATCAAAAGCATTGGGGCCGATAAGGTGCTGGCGCTGCCGGGCGTGCTGCAGGTGTTCTCGCACGAAAACGTACCTAGGCAGGCCTGGTTCGACCGCGCCTGGAAAGACGACATTGCGCCCGGCGGCTCGCCCTTCCGGCCCCTGCACGACGACGAAGTGAAGTTCAGCCAGCAGCCCGTGGCGCTGGTAGTGGCCGAAACCTTCGAGCTGGCCCGCTACGCCGCCGGCATTTTGGAGGTGGAGTACAAGGAGGAAAAGCACGAAACCGACATCGAGCAGAAGCGCGACGACGGCCACGCGCCGGGCAAGGGGAAATCGGGCTACAAGCCGCCCAAAAGCCGCGGCAACGCCAACAAAGCCCTCGACGAAGCCGAGCACCGCGTTCGGGCGGAGTACATCCACGGCACGCAGCACCACAACCCCATGGAGCTGTACGCCAGCACGGTGCACTACCACCCCGATGGCAAGCTCACCATCTACGACAAAACGCAGGGCGTGTACAACTGCCAGCAGTACGTAGCCAAGGTGTTCGGGCTGAGCAAGGATGATGCCCGCGTCATCAACCTCTACAACGGCGGGGCCTTCGGCTCGGGGCTGCGGCCGCAGTACGAACTGTTTTTGTCGGTAATGGCAGCGCTGGAGCTGAAGCGTTCGGTGCGTGTCACGCTCACGCGGCAGCAGATGTTTTCGATTGGGCACCGGCCGCACACGCTGCAAACCCTGGAAATGGGCACCAATCCCGACGGTACCCTGGCCGCCCTCAAACACTACTGCCTACACGAAACTTCGCGCTTCGAGGAGTACACCGAAAACGTGGTGAACTGGTCGGGCATGCTGTACCAGTGCGACAACGTGCACCTGAGCAACCAGGTGGCCGCCTTGGATGTGTACACCCCGCAGGACATGCGCGCCCCCGGGGCCGCCACCGGCTCGTTTGCCCTGGAGGTAGCCATGGACGAAATGGCCTACGCCGCCGGCCTTGACCCCTTAGACTTCCGCATCCGCAACTACGCCGAAACCGACCAGAGCGAGAACCTACCCTTCAGCAGCAAGCGCCTGCGCGACTGCTACCACCTAGGCGCCGAGAAGTTTGGCTGGCACAAGCGGCCCGTGGCCCCACGCTCCATGCGCGAGGGTAACCGGCTGATAGGCTGGGGCGTGGCCGGCGGCGTGTGGGATGCCCAAATGCAAAAGGCCTCGGCCAAAGCCACCATCACGGCCGACGGGTACCTGACCGTAGAAAGCGCCGCCGGCGAAAACGGCACCGGCACCTACACCATCATGACGCAGATTGCGGCCGAAGCCCTGGGCCTGCCGCTCGAGGCCGTAACCTTCCGCCTCGGCGACACCAACATGCCCGAAGCGCCCGTGCAAGGCGGCTCCTGGACGGCCGCCACTGTGGGCACCGCCGTGCAGCAGGCCTGCCAGGCCCTAGGTGAAAAACTGCTGAAACTGGCGCAGAAGATGGACGACTCGCCCCTGAAAGGCGCCAGCCTCGACGACGTGGAGTTCGTGAATGGCCAGATGCGCCTGCGCACTGCTCCCGAGCAATCGGTGGTGCTGCGCGACGTGCTGCAAACCAGCGGCGAACGGGAAATAGCGGCCGACTCCACAGCCATTCCCAACCTCATCAACATGGCCAAATACTCCATGCACTCGCACAACGTAGTGTTTGCCGAGGTGATGGTGGACGAGGACCTAGGCACGGTGCACGTAACGCGGGTGCTCAACGTGTGCGCCGCGGGCCGCATCCTCAACCAAAAAACGGCCCGCTCGCAGGTGCTCGGCTCGGTGGTGTGGGGCATCAGCATGGCCCTGATGGAGGAAACCGTGCCCGACCACCGCTTCGGGCGCTACATGAACCACAACTACGCCGAGTACCACATCCCCGTCAACGCCGACATTCACAACATAGAGGTGTTGTTTGTGGAGGAGGAAGACCCCTACGTAAACCCCCTAGGTGTAAAAGGCATCGGGGAGCTCGGCCTGCTGGGCGTAGCTGCCGCTATTAGCAACGCCGTGTACCACGCCACCGGCAAACGCGTGCGCCGCTTGCCTATTTATCTGGATAAGTTGCTCTAA
- the arr gene encoding NAD(+)--rifampin ADP-ribosyltransferase: METNEAENQEQQSQPFYHGTKANLHLGDLIEPGFNSNYGQRKKAAYVYLTATLDAATWGAELALGDGPGRIYLVEPTGPFEDDPNLTDKKFPGNPTKSYRTQHPLRVVGEVTDWQGHSPEQLNAMKAHLERLKEQGIEAIED; the protein is encoded by the coding sequence ATGGAAACAAACGAAGCAGAAAACCAAGAACAACAGTCGCAGCCGTTTTACCATGGCACCAAGGCCAATCTGCACCTAGGCGACCTGATTGAACCCGGTTTCAACTCGAATTACGGGCAGCGCAAAAAGGCCGCTTACGTGTACCTGACTGCCACCCTGGATGCGGCCACCTGGGGCGCCGAACTCGCCTTGGGCGACGGCCCCGGCCGCATTTACCTTGTGGAGCCAACCGGCCCGTTTGAGGACGACCCCAACCTCACGGACAAGAAATTTCCCGGCAATCCTACCAAATCCTACCGCACGCAGCATCCGCTACGGGTTGTGGGCGAGGTTACCGATTGGCAAGGCCACTCGCCCGAGCAGCTCAATGCCATGAAAGCGCACCTCGAGCGGCTGAAGGAGCAGGGCATTGAGGCAATTGAGGACTAG
- a CDS encoding XdhC family protein gives MTELQRLLAAYDNYRAAGRACALATVVEVEGSAYRRPGARMLVGDDGQLTGAISGGCLEGDARQRARQALQQQRPTLVTYDTSDEDDPRHGLGPGCQGVVRILLEPLDFTDPDNPLELLRGFALHPEQAVLATVFRCAAGQAIADLGQRLLLMPAGQVRGSVLDNLPLTAQLRQDAAQALTQDQSLIREYPAPAGGTVRVFLEVLRPPLRLTVYGAGNDAQPLVRLAASLGWHVTVVDGRPRQAASERFPDAAEVRVVPLAEVPALPLTADYAVLLTHNYAYDLAVLQSLLDAPTSYIGLLGPRTKATRLLEELSQEVPDAEARLQGRLYSPVGLNLGAETPEEIALSIVAEIQAVRQGRPGGMLTHTTDPIHARPTNVAAPDSKEASDSKARYHHVVVTEPSCGV, from the coding sequence ATGACCGAACTCCAACGCCTGCTTGCCGCCTACGACAACTACCGCGCCGCCGGCCGCGCCTGCGCCCTGGCCACTGTGGTGGAGGTAGAAGGCTCGGCTTACCGCCGCCCCGGCGCCCGCATGCTCGTCGGCGACGACGGCCAGCTGACCGGCGCCATCAGCGGCGGCTGCCTCGAAGGCGACGCCCGCCAGCGCGCCCGACAGGCCTTGCAGCAGCAGCGCCCCACGCTCGTAACCTACGACACCAGCGACGAAGACGACCCGCGTCACGGCCTCGGCCCCGGCTGCCAGGGCGTAGTGCGCATCCTGCTCGAACCGCTCGATTTTACCGACCCTGATAATCCCCTGGAACTGCTGCGCGGCTTTGCCCTGCACCCCGAGCAGGCGGTGCTGGCCACGGTGTTCAGGTGCGCCGCCGGCCAGGCTATAGCCGACCTAGGCCAACGCCTGCTGCTAATGCCCGCCGGGCAAGTGCGTGGCTCCGTGCTCGATAACCTCCCGCTCACGGCTCAGCTTCGCCAGGATGCCGCTCAGGCCCTAACGCAGGATCAGTCGCTGATACGCGAGTACCCGGCACCGGCGGGCGGTACCGTGCGCGTGTTTCTGGAAGTGCTGCGCCCACCGTTGCGCCTCACGGTGTACGGCGCCGGCAACGATGCCCAGCCCCTCGTTCGGCTGGCGGCTTCCCTAGGTTGGCACGTAACGGTAGTGGATGGCCGGCCGCGCCAAGCCGCGTCGGAGCGCTTCCCCGATGCCGCCGAAGTACGCGTGGTGCCCCTGGCCGAAGTGCCCGCATTGCCGCTCACGGCCGATTACGCCGTGTTGCTTACGCACAACTACGCCTACGATTTAGCCGTGCTGCAGAGCCTGCTCGATGCGCCCACGAGCTATATTGGCCTGCTGGGCCCGCGTACCAAGGCCACCCGTTTGCTCGAGGAGCTAAGCCAGGAGGTACCCGATGCCGAAGCTCGTTTGCAAGGCCGCCTCTATAGCCCTGTGGGCCTGAACCTAGGGGCTGAAACCCCCGAGGAAATTGCCTTATCGATTGTGGCCGAGATACAAGCCGTACGGCAAGGCCGGCCGGGCGGCATGCTCACCCACACCACCGACCCTATTCATGCCCGGCCAACCAACGTAGCTGCTCCCGATTCCAAGGAAGCATCTGACAGCAAAGCCCGGTACCACCACGTAGTGGTTACTGAGCCAAGCTGCGGAGTGTAG